The following are encoded in a window of Jeotgalibacillus aurantiacus genomic DNA:
- a CDS encoding S41 family peptidase encodes MMIICVALGAGLFFGVDRMWLKRVPETTDEQVTLSKIEKAQKIIQESYVDKVDADKLMDGALKGMVAALNDPYSVYMDKDASKQFNESLHSSFSGIGAEITKQDGQFVVVSPLKESPAEKAGLKPNDVIKKVDGDEVASLTIYELTSKIRGPKGSRVQLNIERGQSEKELTVTVVRDDIPIETVSHSVFEQDGVKTGYIEITTFAEGTGQDVQKALEKLEKEEITGLILDVRGNPGGLLSSVEEVLDPFITDRKPFMYVEERNGNREPLTAKTKEKKEYPAVVLIDGGSASAAEILAAAMREVEGTTLIGTKTFGKGTVQQSLDLGDGSQMKLTVSKWLTPDKRWIHKKGIEPTIEVVQPDIFSLSPLQSAVILKKGMNDERIASLQRLLEGLGYEIDRKDGYFNTKTEEAVMKFQKTAGLKETGEVNTSTLKKLEETLTAYQENANHDHQLQSALDFLGKNQ; translated from the coding sequence ATGATGATTATATGTGTAGCACTGGGTGCCGGTCTTTTTTTCGGAGTGGACCGGATGTGGCTGAAACGGGTACCTGAAACAACAGATGAGCAGGTCACGCTTTCAAAAATTGAAAAAGCGCAGAAAATCATTCAGGAAAGCTATGTGGACAAAGTAGATGCTGACAAGCTGATGGATGGTGCTTTAAAAGGCATGGTGGCGGCGTTGAACGATCCATATTCTGTTTACATGGACAAGGACGCTTCAAAGCAGTTTAATGAATCATTACATTCTTCATTTAGCGGAATCGGTGCGGAAATTACGAAGCAGGACGGACAATTTGTTGTGGTATCTCCTTTAAAGGAATCCCCGGCTGAAAAAGCAGGTCTTAAGCCGAATGATGTGATCAAAAAAGTGGACGGGGATGAAGTCGCAAGCTTGACGATTTACGAATTAACATCGAAAATACGCGGTCCAAAAGGAAGCAGGGTTCAGTTAAATATTGAACGGGGACAGAGTGAAAAGGAATTAACGGTAACGGTTGTTCGTGACGATATCCCAATTGAAACCGTATCGCACAGCGTGTTTGAACAGGATGGTGTGAAAACAGGCTACATTGAAATTACGACTTTTGCAGAGGGCACCGGCCAGGACGTTCAAAAAGCGCTTGAAAAACTTGAAAAAGAGGAGATAACAGGGCTGATCCTTGATGTCAGGGGCAATCCTGGCGGGCTGTTATCCAGTGTGGAAGAAGTACTTGATCCATTTATCACAGATCGCAAGCCTTTTATGTATGTCGAGGAGCGAAACGGAAATCGTGAGCCTTTAACTGCCAAAACGAAGGAGAAAAAAGAATATCCCGCAGTTGTCCTGATTGATGGAGGAAGTGCGTCGGCAGCGGAGATTTTAGCTGCTGCGATGAGAGAAGTTGAAGGAACAACACTGATTGGAACGAAAACGTTTGGTAAGGGAACGGTCCAGCAGTCGCTTGATCTCGGGGATGGCAGTCAGATGAAACTGACGGTATCGAAATGGCTGACGCCTGATAAACGCTGGATTCATAAGAAAGGAATTGAACCGACGATTGAAGTCGTGCAGCCTGATATTTTCTCACTCTCACCGCTGCAATCCGCCGTTATTCTGAAAAAAGGGATGAATGATGAACGAATTGCGTCCCTGCAGAGACTTTTAGAGGGGCTCGGGTATGAAATTGACCGTAAAGATGGCTACTTTAATACAAAAACAGAGGAAGCGGTTATGAAATTTCAAAAAACCGCCGGCTTAAAAGAAACGGGTGAGGTCAATACTTCTACTTTGAAAAAGCTAGAAGAGACGCTTACAGCCTATCAGGAAAATGCCAATCATGATCACCAGCTCCAGTCAGCACTCGATTTTCTGGGTAAAAATCAATAA
- a CDS encoding TlpA family protein disulfide reductase yields MRKRGLAWLLMMSLCFVMFFMGVEDRTEPGFKQSEKAEAVSGSETYEKAPDFQLEMMNGTWISSDTLKGKPVILNFWTSWCPPCVEEMPELEAFYRTEGERASIIAVNLTKDESGADAVKKFLDEEGLSLPVSLDREGVLQETFRISVIPTTIILTPDGRVFERIPGPVDQKKLTEITDRLLSSYKPS; encoded by the coding sequence GTGAGAAAACGTGGACTGGCCTGGCTTTTGATGATGAGTCTTTGTTTTGTGATGTTTTTTATGGGTGTAGAAGATCGGACGGAGCCTGGATTTAAACAGTCGGAAAAAGCAGAAGCGGTGTCGGGATCCGAAACGTATGAAAAAGCACCAGATTTTCAACTTGAAATGATGAATGGTACGTGGATCTCCAGTGATACTCTCAAGGGTAAGCCGGTTATTTTAAATTTCTGGACGAGCTGGTGTCCGCCATGTGTGGAGGAGATGCCTGAGCTTGAGGCATTTTACCGGACAGAAGGGGAACGGGCTTCGATCATCGCAGTCAATTTAACGAAGGATGAATCGGGTGCAGATGCAGTGAAAAAATTTTTGGATGAGGAAGGGCTCTCACTTCCGGTAAGTCTTGACAGGGAGGGTGTCCTTCAGGAGACTTTCCGTATTTCGGTCATTCCAACAACGATTATATTGACACCGGACGGCCGGGTTTTTGAACGGATTCCCGGTCCGGTGGATCAGAAAAAGCTGACTGAAATCACTGACAGACTTCTATCCTCGTACAAGCCGTCATAG